The Solibacillus sp. FSL R7-0682 genome includes a window with the following:
- the grpE gene encoding nucleotide exchange factor GrpE, with protein sequence MTETTKTNEELEQVTTEDPQAETEGLEQEVVLDENEQKIKELEEKLAEEEARYIRLRADYDNLARRGRLDREAAEKYRAQALLTELLPVMDNLDRALQVEVTTEEAVSLYKGVEMVYQQLLTATQKEGLQVIAAEGEVFDPNFHQAVMQEQDSEKEQGIVLRELQKGYQLKDRVLRPSMVSVNE encoded by the coding sequence GTGACAGAAACAACGAAAACAAACGAAGAGTTAGAGCAGGTAACGACAGAAGATCCACAAGCAGAAACAGAAGGTTTAGAGCAAGAAGTAGTACTAGATGAAAATGAACAAAAAATAAAAGAACTTGAAGAGAAGTTGGCTGAAGAAGAAGCACGTTACATTCGTTTACGTGCAGATTATGATAATTTAGCTCGACGCGGTCGTCTAGATCGTGAAGCAGCTGAAAAGTATCGTGCACAAGCTTTATTAACGGAGCTATTACCAGTCATGGATAATTTAGACCGTGCACTTCAAGTTGAAGTAACAACGGAAGAAGCAGTGTCATTATACAAAGGTGTTGAAATGGTCTACCAACAGTTGCTAACAGCTACTCAAAAAGAAGGCTTACAAGTAATTGCTGCAGAAGGAGAGGTATTTGATCCTAACTTCCACCAAGCGGTTATGCAAGAGCAAGACAGTGAAAAAGAACAAGGTATTGTACTACGCGAATTACAAAAAGGGTATCAATTAAAGGATCGTGTATTACGTCCTTCTATGGTATCTGTAAACGAATAA
- the hrcA gene encoding heat-inducible transcriptional repressor HrcA, with amino-acid sequence MLTNRQLQILQVIVDDFVMSAQPVGSRQLSKKEGITYSAATIRNEMADLEELGFLEKTHTSSGRVPSEKGYRFYVDHLLRPQVITANEVVQIHSLFEKQIFEAEQIIRESANILSELTSYTTILLGPDVQKHRVKKFQIVPLSDQTAVAIIVTDNGHVENRALTLPPGFSPIEIEKMVNILNDRLVGVPLHDLPLKLETEALSVLKQHVNASESIIESLRSISTGQSEGKIYYGGKSNMLSQPEFHDLNKMRMLMDLIDKESQVQRLFNQQNSDIQIRIGSENNNLAMENCSVITASFLVGEEQQGAIAIIGPTRMDYKRVVTLLEVMRNSLSQAFFDRQK; translated from the coding sequence ATGTTAACAAATCGGCAGTTACAAATATTACAAGTAATCGTAGATGATTTTGTGATGTCTGCTCAGCCTGTTGGTTCGCGTCAGTTGTCTAAAAAAGAGGGCATTACGTATAGTGCTGCTACCATTCGAAATGAGATGGCAGATTTAGAGGAGCTAGGCTTTTTAGAAAAAACGCACACGTCTTCGGGACGAGTTCCATCAGAAAAAGGGTATCGTTTTTATGTAGATCATTTATTGCGCCCTCAAGTCATTACGGCGAATGAGGTAGTGCAAATTCATTCACTATTTGAGAAGCAAATATTCGAAGCGGAGCAAATTATAAGAGAATCGGCAAATATTTTATCGGAACTGACTTCTTATACAACGATATTGCTTGGTCCGGATGTTCAAAAACATAGGGTTAAAAAATTTCAAATTGTTCCACTTTCGGATCAAACAGCAGTTGCTATTATCGTCACAGATAATGGACATGTAGAAAATCGTGCATTAACGTTACCACCTGGCTTTAGTCCAATAGAAATAGAAAAAATGGTCAATATTTTAAATGATCGGTTAGTTGGCGTTCCGCTTCATGATTTGCCTTTAAAATTAGAAACAGAGGCATTATCTGTGCTGAAACAACATGTCAATGCGTCCGAATCCATTATTGAATCTTTACGCTCTATTTCAACAGGGCAATCGGAAGGTAAAATATACTATGGTGGTAAATCGAATATGCTGAGCCAACCAGAATTCCATGACTTAAATAAAATGCGTATGCTGATGGATTTAATAGATAAAGAAAGCCAAGTACAGCGATTATTTAATCAACAGAACTCTGATATTCAAATTCGGATTGGTTCAGAAAATAACAATTTAGCAATGGAAAATTGTAGTGTTATTACTGCTTCATTCCTAGTAGGTGAGGAGCAACAAGGTGCAATTGCAATTATTGGTCCTACACGAATGGACTATAAGCGTGTTGTAACATTGTTGGAAGTTATGCGTAACAGCTTATCGCAAGCATTTTTCGATCGACAGAAGTAA
- the hemW gene encoding radical SAM family heme chaperone HemW, whose translation MARGVYIHIPFCHQICNYCDFNKVFFKNQPVDEYIEALGREMEMVVRQMPEAFTEVETIFLGGGTPTALSAEQIDKLMGIIVKHIPMSNVKEFSSEANPDELTVEKLQALYNGGVNRLSMGVQSFDQTLLQKIGRTHSNDHVYETIENAKRVGFKNISIDLMYGLPGQTMEQWTDTLQKAFALNLPHYSAYSLIVEPKTIFYIQYAKGKLILPTEDLEAAMYSVLMDEMEAHGLQQYEISNFAHNGFASTHNKIYWDNDEYAGFGAGAHGYLQGVRYSNIGPIKKYIETVMTGCRPLIHEHTVTKEEKLEEQMFLGLRKAEGVTHVEFERKFDQTMASIYDTTFEKLCKEKLLEVDDAGVRLTRQGRFVGNEVFQRFLVE comes from the coding sequence ATGGCTAGAGGTGTATATATTCACATTCCTTTTTGTCATCAAATTTGTAATTATTGTGATTTTAATAAGGTGTTTTTTAAAAATCAGCCTGTTGATGAATATATAGAGGCGCTCGGTAGAGAAATGGAAATGGTCGTAAGACAAATGCCGGAAGCTTTTACGGAAGTTGAAACTATTTTTTTAGGTGGAGGAACACCTACTGCGCTTTCTGCTGAACAAATTGATAAATTAATGGGAATTATTGTGAAACATATTCCGATGTCAAACGTAAAAGAATTTAGTAGTGAAGCAAACCCGGATGAATTAACCGTAGAAAAGCTACAAGCATTGTATAATGGCGGTGTAAATCGATTAAGTATGGGTGTTCAATCGTTTGATCAAACGCTTTTACAGAAAATCGGAAGAACACATTCGAATGATCATGTGTACGAAACAATTGAAAATGCGAAGAGAGTTGGCTTTAAAAATATAAGTATTGATTTAATGTATGGTTTACCGGGACAGACGATGGAACAGTGGACGGACACATTACAAAAAGCCTTTGCGTTAAATTTACCTCATTATTCAGCTTACTCACTTATAGTTGAGCCAAAGACAATATTTTATATTCAGTATGCAAAAGGAAAGCTTATATTGCCTACGGAAGATTTAGAGGCAGCTATGTATAGTGTACTTATGGATGAAATGGAAGCACATGGACTCCAACAATATGAAATAAGTAATTTTGCACATAATGGTTTTGCCTCTACACATAATAAAATTTATTGGGATAATGATGAATACGCTGGTTTTGGTGCAGGTGCACACGGCTATCTTCAAGGAGTGCGCTATTCAAATATTGGACCTATAAAAAAGTATATTGAAACAGTGATGACAGGATGTCGTCCACTTATACATGAACATACTGTAACAAAAGAAGAAAAATTAGAGGAGCAAATGTTTTTAGGATTGCGTAAAGCTGAAGGAGTGACGCACGTAGAGTTTGAACGGAAATTCGATCAAACGATGGCATCAATTTATGATACAACCTTTGAAAAACTTTGTAAGGAAAAGTTGCTAGAAGTGGATGATGCTGGAGTTCGTCTGACTCGACAAGGTAGATTTGTCGGAAACGAAGTATTTCAGCGCTTTTTAGTTGAATAA
- a CDS encoding geranylgeranyl pyrophosphate synthase: MNNQIQLNLPEWFVLDELHIIETIISKNSADVGIVIAGENLDDSKRCCPTVRLYMIRLVEEQYELIKELDAFQFETIEEAKTFSKKLPELNAIDLVMMVNKEQSIFTV, translated from the coding sequence ATGAATAATCAAATTCAGCTTAATTTGCCAGAATGGTTTGTACTTGATGAATTACATATTATTGAAACAATTATTAGTAAAAATAGTGCTGACGTTGGTATTGTTATAGCAGGTGAAAACTTAGATGATTCAAAGAGATGCTGCCCAACTGTAAGACTTTATATGATTCGTTTAGTTGAAGAACAATACGAATTAATAAAAGAACTAGATGCTTTCCAATTTGAAACGATTGAAGAAGCGAAAACTTTTTCGAAAAAATTACCTGAATTAAATGCCATTGACTTAGTTATGATGGTAAATAAGGAACAATCCATTTTTACAGTTTAA
- a CDS encoding methyl-accepting chemotaxis protein, translating to MRFRQAIKVNDRLAVLMIVCILSNIILTVFSMDYLRKMENETTIMYEQKLVLTHYLYDLQNQFLLTNEIATEQVEYIRVHAFDSKMEHYAKALKESPSIALINEINEYVLERAEYKLKSHELDIAFGYKLLLSISIILMVLILFFGIQAIRSINKPTRELKELFRLAQQGDLTKYATYTARDELGETTKYYNLMVSDIKELLKTVRKNTISATEANQQLEINSEQITSGAIHILKKAESMTDSLHFASTQLTENSASVQQVASGIAQISNRMDHVDHFVRETIRSAVDGENIVEQNLIQMHDVEIAMQKTSETISILNEQSMHISKAVQMIQSVADQTNLLALNASIEAARAGEHGNGFAVVANEVRKLAEQSKQFTKSIATIVYEIQQKADSATSDMGQAMESVQKGVLATTNSAARFREISEQVKQISPQMEQVTEIMHDMTKHTYTIAQSSMQLSGRSEENLASMHQIQEQIVLQKIATADIYEEIRSIAKNMRSLSYTVEKFRM from the coding sequence GTGCGTTTTCGTCAGGCGATTAAAGTGAATGATCGATTAGCAGTTTTAATGATAGTTTGTATTTTATCTAACATCATATTAACCGTATTTAGTATGGACTATTTACGCAAAATGGAAAATGAAACAACGATCATGTATGAACAAAAATTAGTACTGACACATTATCTTTATGACCTGCAAAATCAATTCCTTCTTACAAATGAAATAGCGACTGAACAAGTGGAATATATTCGGGTACATGCATTTGATTCGAAAATGGAGCATTATGCGAAAGCACTAAAAGAAAGTCCATCGATTGCGCTCATAAATGAAATAAATGAATATGTATTGGAACGCGCAGAATACAAGTTAAAAAGTCATGAACTAGACATTGCATTTGGCTACAAGCTGCTATTATCAATTTCCATTATTTTAATGGTGTTAATTTTATTTTTTGGTATTCAAGCGATTCGCTCGATCAATAAGCCCACACGTGAATTAAAGGAGCTCTTTCGACTAGCACAACAGGGGGATTTAACAAAGTATGCAACATATACGGCAAGGGACGAATTAGGTGAGACAACGAAATATTATAATTTGATGGTATCGGATATTAAGGAACTACTTAAAACAGTAAGAAAAAATACAATATCCGCAACCGAAGCAAATCAACAGTTAGAAATAAATTCTGAGCAAATAACGTCTGGTGCAATACATATATTAAAAAAAGCTGAGTCGATGACGGACTCTTTACATTTTGCTTCTACGCAACTCACTGAAAATAGTGCATCTGTACAGCAAGTAGCATCAGGCATCGCTCAAATATCAAATCGCATGGATCACGTCGATCATTTTGTGCGTGAAACAATTCGTTCAGCAGTAGATGGAGAAAATATAGTTGAACAAAATTTAATACAAATGCATGATGTAGAGATTGCCATGCAAAAAACGAGTGAAACTATCTCTATCTTGAACGAACAATCGATGCATATTTCTAAAGCGGTTCAAATGATTCAGTCTGTAGCAGATCAAACGAATTTATTAGCATTAAACGCATCGATTGAAGCAGCACGCGCAGGAGAACATGGGAATGGCTTTGCCGTTGTGGCAAATGAAGTTAGAAAACTTGCAGAACAATCGAAACAGTTTACGAAATCTATTGCAACAATCGTTTATGAAATTCAGCAGAAAGCAGATAGTGCTACAAGTGATATGGGTCAGGCTATGGAGTCCGTACAAAAGGGCGTTTTAGCAACAACTAATAGTGCAGCTAGGTTTCGTGAAATTTCGGAACAAGTAAAGCAAATTAGTCCTCAAATGGAGCAAGTGACAGAAATTATGCACGATATGACTAAGCATACTTATACTATTGCACAAAGTTCGATGCAGTTAAGTGGACGTTCAGAAGAAAATTTAGCTTCAATGCATCAAATTCAAGAACAAATTGTATTACAAAAAATAGCGACTGCAGATATTTATGAAGAAATTCGTAGCATTGCAAAAAATATGCGGTCCTTATCCTATACAGTTGAAAAATTTCGTATGTAA
- a CDS encoding transposase, with protein sequence MLNRYAFGYSNGFLEGINNTSKVIKRHAFGFRKYEHFKAKVLLSRVYKEVGIHLG encoded by the coding sequence ATTTTAAATCGTTACGCATTTGGCTATTCAAATGGTTTTTTAGAGGGCATTAATAACACTTCAAAAGTCATCAAGCGTCATGCATTTGGATTTAGGAAGTATGAACACTTCAAAGCAAAAGTACTTTTAAGTAGAGTATATAAAGAAGTAGGTATACACCTTGGTTAA
- a CDS encoding transposase family protein, whose translation MFKREHTCPACGDNTEKVHDYRMQKIKHLKWFEKECYK comes from the coding sequence ATGTTTAAGAGAGAACACACATGTCCGGCTTGTGGAGATAATACAGAGAAAGTACATGATTATCGTATGCAAAAAATTAAGCATCTAAAGTGGTTTGAAAAAGAGTGCTATAAATAA
- a CDS encoding 2-oxoacid:ferredoxin oxidoreductase subunit beta yields the protein MATFKDFRNSVKPNWCPGCGDFSVQAAIQRAAANVGYEPNELAVISGIGCSGRISGYINSYGFHGIHGRALPIAQGLKMANKDLKVIASGGDGDGFAIGMGHTIHAIRRNIDITYVVMDNQIYGLTKGQTSPRSAAGFITKSTPGGAIEPSIKPLEVALTSGATFVAQGFSTDIKELTALIEAGLNHKGFSFINVFSPCVTYNKVNTYEWFKENLTKLADIEGYDHTNRELAMQTVMKNEGLVTGIIYHDQETTSYQDKIQGYSELPLTDIDISLSEDQFDQLIKEFM from the coding sequence ATGGCAACATTTAAAGATTTCCGTAATTCCGTTAAACCGAATTGGTGCCCAGGCTGTGGTGACTTCTCTGTGCAAGCTGCGATTCAACGTGCAGCTGCAAATGTTGGCTATGAACCAAATGAATTAGCCGTTATTTCAGGAATTGGCTGTTCGGGTCGTATTTCAGGCTATATTAACTCATATGGCTTTCACGGTATTCATGGTCGTGCATTACCAATTGCACAAGGCTTAAAGATGGCAAATAAAGATTTAAAAGTCATCGCTTCAGGCGGTGACGGTGATGGTTTTGCAATTGGTATGGGGCACACAATCCATGCTATTCGCCGTAATATTGATATTACGTATGTAGTAATGGACAACCAAATTTATGGCTTAACAAAAGGGCAAACGTCGCCACGTTCCGCTGCAGGCTTCATTACAAAATCAACGCCAGGTGGTGCGATTGAACCTTCAATCAAGCCGTTAGAAGTAGCTTTAACAAGTGGTGCAACGTTTGTAGCACAAGGCTTCTCGACAGATATTAAGGAATTAACTGCTTTAATTGAAGCGGGTCTTAATCATAAAGGATTCTCGTTCATCAACGTATTCTCACCATGTGTAACATATAACAAAGTAAATACGTATGAATGGTTTAAAGAAAATTTAACAAAATTAGCTGATATTGAAGGCTATGATCATACAAACCGTGAGCTAGCGATGCAAACAGTTATGAAAAATGAAGGATTAGTAACAGGAATTATTTATCATGATCAGGAAACAACATCCTATCAAGATAAGATTCAAGGCTATTCTGAATTACCATTAACAGACATTGACATTAGCTTATCCGAGGATCAATTCGATCAATTAATAAAAGAATTTATGTAA
- a CDS encoding 2-oxoacid:acceptor oxidoreductase subunit alpha, with amino-acid sequence MLHQLSWKVGGQQGEGIESTGEIFSMAMNRLGYFLYGYRHFSSRIKGGHTNNKITVRPTEVRSIADDLDILVAFDQETIDVNYKELTASSIILADAKFDPKNPEDSKAPLYAVPFTEIAAELGTSLMKNMVAIGATAALLNLNEEVFQSVVDEIFGRKGEEVVAKNIEAIKRGREAISDQIGDRVGAWEVAPADGKRRMFMIGNDAVALGALAAGSRFMAAYPITPASEIMEYMIKKLPLVGGAVIQTEDEIAAATMAIGANYGGVRAFTASAGPGLSLMMEAIGLSGMTEQPLVIFDTQRGGPSTGLPTKQEQSDLMAMLYGTHGEIPKVVIAPSTMEEAFYDTIQAFNIAEELQLPVIVMTDLQLALGKQSVEPFDYSKIEIRRGKIVSQVEDEETKEYFKRYENTEDGVSPRILPGTKGGIHHVTGVEHDETGKPSEATGNRRTQMDKRMRKLDALNFKNPVYVNAPYEEADILLVGFNSTRGALEEVQEALNAEGVKANHAHIKLVHPFPVEEMAALVEKAKKVIVVENNATGQLANIMKMNIGGHTKTKSILKYDGTPFLPRELTNLVKEEI; translated from the coding sequence ATGTTACATCAGCTTTCATGGAAAGTCGGTGGGCAACAAGGTGAAGGGATTGAGAGTACAGGTGAAATTTTCTCAATGGCAATGAATCGTTTAGGATACTTCCTATACGGTTACCGTCATTTCTCTTCTCGTATTAAAGGTGGCCATACGAATAATAAAATTACAGTACGTCCGACAGAAGTTCGTTCCATTGCGGATGATTTAGATATTTTGGTGGCATTTGACCAAGAGACGATCGACGTAAACTACAAAGAATTAACAGCATCAAGTATTATTTTAGCGGATGCAAAATTTGACCCGAAAAATCCTGAGGATAGTAAAGCACCATTATATGCAGTGCCATTTACGGAGATTGCTGCAGAGCTAGGTACCTCTTTAATGAAAAACATGGTAGCAATTGGTGCAACAGCTGCTCTTTTAAACTTAAATGAAGAAGTTTTCCAAAGCGTTGTTGATGAGATATTCGGTCGTAAAGGTGAAGAAGTTGTTGCTAAAAACATTGAAGCCATTAAACGTGGACGAGAAGCGATTAGTGATCAAATTGGGGATCGTGTAGGTGCATGGGAAGTTGCACCAGCAGATGGAAAGCGTCGTATGTTTATGATTGGGAATGATGCTGTAGCATTGGGTGCCCTTGCAGCAGGTTCTCGCTTTATGGCGGCATACCCAATTACACCCGCATCTGAAATTATGGAGTATATGATTAAAAAGCTTCCTTTAGTAGGTGGCGCAGTTATTCAAACAGAAGATGAAATCGCAGCTGCTACAATGGCAATCGGTGCAAACTACGGTGGTGTACGTGCATTTACAGCATCAGCAGGTCCAGGTCTTTCATTAATGATGGAGGCAATAGGTCTTTCAGGTATGACTGAACAACCGCTTGTTATTTTTGATACGCAGCGTGGTGGACCATCTACAGGTTTACCAACAAAGCAAGAGCAATCTGACTTAATGGCAATGCTTTATGGTACACACGGAGAGATTCCGAAAGTAGTCATCGCACCTTCAACAATGGAAGAGGCATTTTACGATACAATTCAAGCGTTTAATATTGCTGAAGAATTACAGTTACCAGTAATCGTAATGACTGATTTACAGTTAGCGCTTGGTAAACAGTCAGTCGAGCCATTTGATTACAGCAAAATTGAAATTCGCCGAGGCAAAATTGTTTCGCAAGTCGAAGATGAAGAAACGAAAGAATACTTCAAACGTTATGAAAATACAGAGGACGGCGTTTCACCACGTATTTTACCAGGTACAAAGGGTGGTATTCACCATGTGACAGGTGTTGAGCATGATGAGACAGGGAAACCTTCAGAAGCAACAGGAAATCGCCGTACTCAAATGGATAAACGTATGCGAAAGTTAGATGCATTAAACTTTAAAAATCCAGTGTATGTAAACGCTCCATATGAAGAAGCAGATATATTATTAGTAGGTTTTAACTCTACGCGAGGGGCATTAGAAGAAGTGCAAGAAGCATTGAATGCAGAAGGTGTGAAAGCAAATCATGCGCACATCAAGCTTGTGCATCCTTTCCCAGTAGAAGAAATGGCAGCATTAGTAGAAAAAGCGAAAAAAGTAATCGTTGTTGAAAATAATGCAACAGGTCAGTTAGCAAATATTATGAAAATGAATATTGGCGGACATACAAAAACAAAATCAATCTTAAAATACGATGGTACACCATTCTTACCTCGTGAATTAACAAACTTAGTGAAGGAGGAAATTTAA
- a CDS encoding stage V sporulation protein S — translation MDSLKVSSRSNPNSVAGALVAVIREQGFAEMQAVGAGALNQAIKAVAIARGFVAPSGTDLICAPAFADIIIAGEDRTALKLLVEKRVR, via the coding sequence GTGGATTCATTAAAAGTATCATCTCGTTCTAATCCCAATTCTGTTGCAGGAGCACTCGTAGCCGTCATACGAGAGCAAGGATTTGCGGAAATGCAGGCAGTAGGTGCGGGGGCATTGAATCAAGCGATTAAAGCAGTAGCAATTGCTAGGGGATTTGTAGCACCAAGTGGAACCGATTTAATTTGTGCACCAGCTTTTGCGGATATTATTATTGCTGGCGAAGATCGTACGGCATTGAAACTACTCGTTGAAAAAAGAGTTCGTTAA
- a CDS encoding CpsD/CapB family tyrosine-protein kinase, whose translation MFKLIRRKKKKKLQHSKIARKLVTISGGKSYILEQFRTIRTNITFSMTDQELKTILVTSSTPGEGKSTNAANLGVVFAQEGKRVLIIDGDLRKPTLHHTFKTFNKVGLSKVLTKKASIEEAIQETFIVGLYVITSGPIPPNPSELLSSNAMDELVLEVQKDYDIIIIDSPPLLSVSDAQILANKCDGTILIVNAGVVEKSAVQKAKAILSTTHSKILGVVLNNYMTPGHQKYYEEYSFVE comes from the coding sequence ATGTTTAAATTGATTAGAAGGAAAAAGAAAAAAAAGTTGCAACATTCAAAAATAGCCCGAAAGCTAGTTACAATTTCTGGGGGGAAATCATATATATTAGAGCAATTTCGTACAATTCGTACAAACATCACATTTTCAATGACGGACCAAGAATTAAAAACGATTTTAGTTACCTCATCTACACCAGGAGAAGGGAAATCCACGAATGCGGCTAATCTTGGGGTCGTATTTGCGCAGGAAGGGAAAAGAGTCTTAATCATTGATGGAGATTTAAGGAAACCGACGTTGCACCATACATTTAAAACCTTCAACAAAGTAGGACTATCCAAAGTATTAACAAAAAAGGCTTCAATTGAAGAAGCCATTCAAGAGACTTTTATTGTTGGGCTTTATGTCATCACTAGTGGTCCGATTCCACCAAATCCATCTGAATTACTGTCTTCAAATGCAATGGATGAATTGGTCCTTGAAGTACAGAAGGATTATGACATAATTATTATCGATTCGCCACCATTATTATCTGTTTCAGATGCTCAAATTTTAGCAAATAAATGCGATGGCACAATATTAATTGTAAATGCGGGTGTTGTTGAAAAAAGTGCTGTCCAAAAGGCGAAGGCAATTTTATCGACTACCCATTCCAAAATATTAGGGGTAGTGTTAAATAATTATATGACACCGGGTCATCAGAAGTATTATGAAGAGTATAGTTTCGTTGAGTAA
- a CDS encoding YveK family protein, with product MEETISLHDIAKIIRKRLLLIIILMILSIGIAIGISLYLLTPLYQANTQILVNQNSGPEEVYSWQTTETDLRLINTYNVIITSPVILTPVIEELKLNMTPGQLMNQISVSSESESKVVNIGVLNSDPELAVNISNTVAEVFKEQIPKLMSVDNITILSVAKLSDIPNPVKPNKTLNIAIGAIIGFMLGIGVAILLEILDATVKNESDIEELIGLPVIGVVGFIVEEKEKRLSLFSRRARRNLNV from the coding sequence TTGGAAGAAACAATCAGCTTACATGATATCGCAAAAATTATTAGAAAAAGATTATTACTAATTATAATACTAATGATTTTAAGTATTGGAATTGCCATCGGTATTAGTCTTTATCTGCTAACTCCTCTCTATCAGGCAAACACACAAATATTAGTTAATCAAAATAGTGGTCCTGAGGAAGTGTATTCATGGCAAACAACAGAGACCGACCTACGTTTAATTAATACGTATAATGTCATCATCACAAGTCCAGTCATCTTAACCCCCGTTATTGAAGAACTTAAGTTAAATATGACCCCAGGACAATTAATGAATCAAATATCAGTGTCGAGTGAAAGTGAATCAAAAGTTGTTAACATCGGCGTATTGAATTCTGATCCGGAACTAGCTGTTAATATTTCGAATACGGTGGCAGAAGTGTTTAAAGAGCAAATTCCAAAGCTGATGAGTGTTGATAATATTACGATTTTATCAGTAGCAAAACTTAGTGATATACCAAATCCAGTAAAACCAAACAAGACGCTAAATATTGCAATTGGAGCAATTATTGGTTTCATGTTGGGTATTGGAGTGGCAATTTTACTAGAAATTTTAGATGCAACTGTAAAGAACGAGAGTGATATTGAAGAACTTATAGGTTTACCGGTTATAGGAGTAGTAGGTTTCATTGTTGAAGAAAAGGAAAAGCGACTTTCCCTTTTTTCCCGGAGAGCTAGGAGGAATTTAAATGTTTAA
- a CDS encoding acetyltransferase — translation MKNEELLLLVGDGEFAEIAYEYFTYDSPYRVIAFAVEKEYLKRETLYDLPIVPFEEIDQRYSPDQYKVFVAINSTKLNRPRTRLYNEVKNKGYEIVSYISTKSFVWRNVKIGENTFIFENNVLQHHVEVGNNVIIWSGNHIGHRSVIKDNSFITSHVVIAGGCEIGESCFLGINSTLNDSIKIGKDCFIASGAVVNKNTKEGCMYSGNPAKSMALTSYRYFNIEVE, via the coding sequence ATGAAAAATGAAGAGTTGTTACTATTGGTTGGGGATGGAGAATTTGCCGAAATAGCATATGAATATTTTACTTATGATTCCCCATATCGTGTCATAGCATTTGCGGTTGAAAAAGAGTATTTGAAGCGGGAGACACTGTATGATTTACCTATAGTTCCTTTTGAGGAAATCGATCAAAGGTATTCGCCTGATCAGTATAAAGTTTTTGTTGCTATTAATAGTACTAAATTAAATAGACCCAGAACTAGATTATATAATGAAGTGAAAAATAAAGGCTATGAGATCGTTTCATACATTAGCACAAAATCGTTTGTATGGAGAAATGTAAAAATTGGAGAAAACACCTTTATTTTCGAAAACAATGTCCTGCAGCATCATGTTGAAGTAGGGAATAATGTAATTATTTGGAGCGGTAATCATATTGGGCATCGTTCAGTTATAAAAGACAATAGTTTTATAACTTCTCACGTTGTTATTGCAGGTGGATGTGAAATAGGGGAAAGCTGCTTTCTAGGTATAAATAGTACATTAAATGACTCTATAAAAATAGGAAAAGACTGTTTCATTGCCTCTGGAGCAGTAGTCAATAAAAATACAAAAGAAGGCTGTATGTATTCGGGAAATCCTGCAAAATCTATGGCTTTAACGAGTTATAGATACTTTAATATAGAAGTAGAGTAG
- a CDS encoding acyl carrier protein has protein sequence MNLKQFIALCEDILELKEGTLTMDTRLDNIEEWDSLTRMDLVSYCEEKFNAKLPIEIFQDTEIFQDVIDKVKQYLHVIAYEK, from the coding sequence ATGAATCTAAAGCAATTTATAGCGTTATGTGAAGACATTTTAGAATTAAAAGAAGGTACGCTAACAATGGATACGCGTTTAGACAATATTGAAGAATGGGACTCATTAACAAGAATGGACTTAGTTTCATATTGTGAGGAGAAGTTTAATGCCAAACTACCTATAGAAATTTTCCAAGATACTGAAATATTTCAAGATGTAATAGATAAAGTGAAGCAATATTTACATGTAATTGCCTATGAAAAATGA